Part of the Solanum pennellii chromosome 10, SPENNV200 genome is shown below.
atcatttagtgatccacccacctaacccgacccattaaaaaatatgatatgacccattttattttatccttaatcctaaattaatccTAATTCAAGGTTAAAGAGAGgaattaatttagaattaaagataaaataaaatgggtcatatcatattttttaatgggtcgggttaggtgggtggatcactaaatgatttaatttattttttaaaatttttggtttgttatataaataattaatatcaataaatttttattaaaaataatttaatagattgagtaactttctgaggaaagagtggatagttgaatgactttctgaggaaagagtggatagttgagtgacttttgaggggaaattgaaagttgagtgactttctgagagaagagtgcatagttgagtgacttttaagggaaaattgaaagttgagtgactttctgagagaagagtgcatagttgagtgacttttaagggaaaattgaaagttgagtgactttctgagagaatagtgcaaagttgagtgaccattTGAGGTATTAactctttaatcttgtgattcaaaattaaatttatgttaaaagtaccaaaatattcttaaattttatagtcataaacatgccacgtggaaaattaaagttaaagtgttaccaaaaaagaaaaataattatttttttaaaacaaattaaaaaaaaatagaatcattctttttaaacgGGGAAAGTACAAATTAAAGCTGAAAATTACCACATATAGTTATAGTCGCagagaaatatttttggcaTTACACAATAAAATGTAAACTTTAATTTGTCTACTATATAGGATATATAGTCCTTGTGAAACTCTACTGTTTATGTGCatgaatcatattttaaaagGATTTCAGTATCTCgaaatagattcaaaatttaaaattcatatttttatgataattaagtaattttatccatttttaCTCTAATTGTTTTAATGATTACATTTTTTTACTAGTTGAAATTCAGTTCGATCTTTATAAAGTTTTCGCGATatgtttttacaaaattttgatATAACATACGAAATTGATTAAGCGAGAAGTCGTGATTGAGAAAGCCCCGCCCAATAGTCACTCTACGCTACTAATGCCCAAAGACGGGACGgaagctcaacataaatattattatgatgaaattattttaaactatgcGAGAGTTCTATCACTCCTTTAGAGAAGATAGATTACTCGACCACCAATCTAAAAGTTTAGTCGTATGATCGTtagaaaaaatagtaattagCAACAGATGATTTCCGTcgaaaatcatttttaataataaatttatcagaAAATCTTATCATACTTCACAAACTATTTAATGATAggttattattgaatttttttttctaatagtgGATAAAAATTGCTCAatattgtattaaaaataaagaaaacaattcgATGTAGGACATGTAACATGGTGCGGTGATGTCCTAATTCCATTCaccaattaaatttaattttactctAAATAATTTAACTATTAAACCTAACTAACATGCCACTTGATAGATGTTTAACATgtgttgtattattttttaatactaaAATGTATTAGGTAACCCATTCAAATCCTAATGTGTAcgaattattagtttattatctcAAGTAacttataaagtttaaaattctaaacttataaatttgaattatgaatttatcGTTACATAATTTCTTTATATTCTAATATAAGTGATATTTAGGTTAATTCTCGCGCATCtcatattttgatgaattttaggACACTTGTTGCCCTAGAAAACTATTAAGAGAAGAATATTatgaaatcaataaatttttcatCAATAGATTCATCTAGTAATATATAGAGGTAATTTTTAatcttattatataaataatatagtcTTTTTCAAGGAAAATCGTGTCAGTTGAACATACATGTAATATCTCAAATAAGGGTCATCGATGGCGGATTCaggattttttttcataatttgaaaaaaaataaaagtataaacatGTGAATAAGTCaacaaaacacaatttaaaaaaGGGGAAACGCACAAGTACCCCtctcaacctatgctcgaaatttCCGCGACACTCATATCAAGAGATTAATAATTAGTGAAACAGAAAGTAAAAGAACTTAAAACTTAATTTGTTGAATAGGAGTCGATTTGAATTAACAAAGAATActtgtaaataaataagaatgaatgaaagggaaaaaaactcacacattaataaaataaaataaaaagacaaaacaaagggaaaaaaaaactcgcatattaataaaaaaagacaaaacaaaagaaaaaaaaaagaaagaaagaattcCAAAAATTAATGCTGCCAAGAAGGTTTAAACTGGTGTTGTCTATGTGGCAGATTATCTACTTTGCCAATTGAACTATTAACCATTTTATTCAATGggtgacaaaaaaaaaatatattcatttttttagacatgtatatatatatacataattttttccGAAATCAGTAAGTGTCGTGACATTCCCACAGACGCCCATAGATCTGCCCCCAACTAGCATgaccttaaaaataaataaataaagacttaaaatatatagactaaaataagtaataagtATTTCTGCGATCATAAATTTATCTcgttaaaattaagttatttcacataaaataacataaatatattgtataaattaaaaGGCAACAATTAAAACAAGAATATTCTTGCTATAGAAActtgaagaaaaaagataaGATTATTGGCTAGATTAAGGGTATAAGATTCTCGTTTTATTAAAtctcctttattattttataattttaatttatttatttatctttttaaaatgttGTTTGAGAAAGTTCCCCAGTCAAGGGgatattatgtatttatgttaGGTAATTGTTTGGATATCAAATTTTGACTATTGAATCAGTCCAATTTACAAAATTTTGGGTTCCAATGTATAAttatttcatcatcttttttgaccaatttttctttctccctttcctctatttatatttaattcCATATAAATCTAACTCTACTCTGATTGTGACACCTGTTTTAATAGAATCTATGAAAGGAATATcgtaattaaaataatataggaATTTATCGCTAGATATTTAATCAGATAAGATTGTTTGATTCCTATAGAATATGTTACTAAAACATCTCTAGAAGCGATAAGGTTGAGCAAAGCTAGAAATGATTATTCATGGATtgaatgattaaaattattttttttcattgcgAATGAATAaggaatatttatatttttgtaaaacagAATGAATTAAACTCCGCgtttttcaagaaaaagtaATCTTACAGGTTATCTTAGGTAATGGTTTggatatcatttttttttggactggaaaaaatcaagaaattagcCCAAGCATGAAAACTTGGTCCAGTCCAATATGTCACAAGCAAGCCCAACAATTTAgtctcctttcctttttttttcggGACTCGATTATATTTAGCGCGTTTATCATTTTCATGACTTTCCCTTTTTCGGGTTGCTCCTCAAACCTCTGGGCTTcgtgttgggttttatttgccctaaatttcttatcataaataggtttttcttttaggaaaaggttttggattgactaatcctttttctggtagaaaaatgtttaggactctataaatagaggtatgttccttctaacttaatcagcattcacaatgtagtcttaaaggatttgagagttttggttaggggagaatttatgggtcacaagcttgatacgttatcacttgtgtgaacctccaatgtattccgagtgaatcgATTAAGGTtgtttgtactctcatatttatagtggattgctcatctcctttgtggacgtaggtcgatagACCAAatcacgttaaatctttgtgtcttttaatatatttctcgttgtcttcttaatcgtggtcttttgaggttttttttgctagcttccgcatttacacctgcttatttccggaCCTAACACTTCGAGTGGTGATCTTCACTTGGATCGGCTCTGTCGATCCAAGTTTCTATCCCAAGCAAGCCCAAAACTTAGGTCCTCATCAAGTGATGGTTTTCACTTGGGTTATgagataataattaataaaaacgATAATAACGATTAAAAAAGTTTATTATCCATCAGTATTTgtactaaattattttaatttatcatgatttaataacgtaaaaaagaatatatttagtgggaaaaagaaacttttttttgGTCCACTCATGAAATGGCCACAGCTAGACAGCTACAAGTTGACCAATgtcataataatattaatatgttatatttctcttttacatatttttcaaaattgaatttttttaaaactatattttaGTTTAAGCAGAGTACAATTTCTCTTTATTAAAGTGGTTGTAATACTCAAGagcaaataattttaaaaatagaataaaataaaacaaacaattaattttattttaaatatctaaaacgATCAATAATTTGAGAcgaataatataaatttgagaGTAGTTCTGGGGTTTGTGGTTGGACAACAATATACTTGTGAATTGGACCCCAAAAATAATAGAACACTTGTCAATTGGacccaaaaattaaatatatacttttgaaGGTCATTATTATTGCATGACTAAATTAACTCACATATCCATTTGATAGTTTGAATTCCATAAGAAAGACAATACATGAGTAATAGTCATGTATTTTATAGCCTCGTGATCAATGGAATAGTTGAAAATTATAAAGTTTGGAGACAGAATAAATCTTACAATCCGTGAATCAATGAAATAGTTAAAAATTGTAAGGTTTGGAGACAGAATAAATTTTACAATGCGTGAATCAATGAAATAGTTGAAAATTATAAGATTTGGAGACAGAACAAATCTTACAATGCGTGAATTTAAATATTCtaacttttttaaattatggttttaaaaaatataagattGATGCTggaaagtgaaaaagaaaattgagagcTAAAAATGTCTCCTACTTTGTGCTTGTACAATTAATGTGCCAGCTCTCTTGCTTCttactattatattatttttttgttctctattttttcttgaaatttttttataaagaaaaaaaaagaaagagagagaattCATATACTAATTGGAACTGAATTGTTGAATCCAACAAGTTGAAAAGGTACTACTATTACTAATGTATccatattttcttcaatttttaaagCGATAAAAAATGAATTGCAACCAcagataaaatatgaaaaaaaatataattttattgatcaaGATTGCAAGAATAATTTTGTTCCTCCTTTATTATTGCTGTGTTAATAGTGTATTTCTCAAACTAGGATGATCTGAATTTCTCAAACCCCAGAAATGATTTTGTGTTAAAAGTTACTTAGTGGTCCTTTATCACTTCTATATGCTctattttttctagtttttacAATTTGGGTGTCAATTCTTTTGCTTAaatgattttgtattttatgttgttttgtggTTTTTAGCCACTTGGTTTTTGTGATGTGTAGCTGAGATTAGATTTATTTGTActaaattgttttatttgttattttgctTGATTTAGTGTACTTTTGCTTTTGGAGCTTTTGACATTTTTGTGTCCCCAAATATactgttttcttttctttatctttaCATTTTTCACTTTCTTTAGTTTTTACCCAATCTGAAAAGGctaaaaattttgcatttttgtaCACAATCTATATTTCTCTTCTTTATAGTAGCATTCCTTAAAGCTTCCGTTTGATACTAGATTTTAAAGTCATAAACTTAAAAATTCGAAGTAATATGATCAAATTTCACGGTTGAACAGatatttgaagataaaattttaaatctatGGCCAAATGCGAGCttattttaggattttttacttctcattttttgGTAATTGAGCTATAGAAAAGTGTGAAGCCTTGACAACTTATGAGGGCATATTGTTTCCTgtttttcttgtctttttttatgtttttttcaaagTTCAATGCTTTATGTCTTCTTAACTTCATTGTCTTTTTATTGATGAATGAGTCCATAATTTCTATCAATTTGACTTGTATAAATAGAGATAGACAGTTGATATcgagtttaagaaagtaaaaagaTTCTTGAATCTATGTTTACTGTACTAAACTATTCTTTAATCTTTATGGTCAAAAACATGTTATGTGGAACGTTAAAATTAGAAAAGCTACCAAAACAAGAAAAGagactttttctttctttcttgaaaCAGACGAAAAAGGaaagtaaaacaaacaaataaaacgGAGGGGGAGTATTTTATTCATAGCTCACATGCAATTTCCTTTAAACAATGATTTGGTTGATTAGTCTGGTTTCTATACTTGCTGGCATTTCCATCTTCTTATGTACTTTTAAATAAACAATTGCATTAACTaatactttcttcttcttgttgttcttTTGTTTAGCTTGTTTTTCAGTTGACTGaattgatatttgactaaggaTAAAGAGAGCTTAGTCATTTCAACATTGGGTTGCTTTGCTTGATCATAAATCTGATCTGTGCATCCTGTGAGATCCATTTTATTAGCTTTGCTGTCAATCAGATGGTTGTTTTGTCAGTCTGAGCATAATGGGAGGTTGTGTATCGACGAGCAGTAGTACTTGTAGTAGCAGGAGCAATGGAGAAAAAGTCTCACCTGAATGTTTAGGAATAAACATGTTTAGTCGAAAAAGGAGTAGAAGAACTTTTTCTGATCATGTCATTGCATTGAAGCATCTAAGTTCAATTCCTAATCGGATCTTTACTAATGGCAAGAGTCGTACTTCTTGCATATACACACAACAAGGACGTAAAGGCATTAATCAGGACGCGATGATTGTCTGGGAAGTAAGTCGTGTTTCTATGCATAGAACTCTTTTGCATCATTCATAAATCTGATATTATGTACTTATGTAGGATTTCATGGCGGAAGATGTGACCTTTTGTGGTGTATTTGATGGTCATGGTCCACATGGTCATCTTGTTGCTCGTAAAGTAAGGGATGTACTGCCCCTGAAGTTAATGTCCTTTTTGCAATCAGTTGAATCAAAGGGTAGTGGTTCTGCTGCAGATTGCAGCAACGAGAATCCTGAATCGGAAGTTTTGGATCCTGATAAGGATGAAGTGAACCTGGATACTCAGCGGAGAGAAGCGTTTCTTCAATCTTATAAGGCAATGGACAAAGAATTGAGGTCCCAACCTAACTTAGATTGCTTTTGCAGTGGTAGTACTGCTATTACTCTAGTAAAACAGGTAAGTTTAGTCGCATTTGTCATGCTATATCTTCCATTTCTGAGCTTATTATTGTTCTTTTTCTGTTTTAAGGGTTCAAATCTTTACATGGGCTATATTGGTGATTCACGCGCAATCTTGGCATCAAAGGATGACAATGATTCAATGGTCGCAGTCCAGTTGACTGTTGATCTGAAGCCTGATTTACCTAGTATGTCTCTTTTTATAGTGATTTAATGATTAACCATTTCAGAATTCCTATTAGATAATCTAGTATTTCTGTTATCAGAGGAAGCTGAGAGAATAAAACAGTGTAAAGGTCGGGTTTTTGCATTGCAAGATGAGCCGGAAGTGCAGAGAGTTTGGTTGCCATTTGATAATGCCCCTGGATTAGCAATGGCTCGAGCATTTGGTGATTTTTGTGTGAAGGACTATGGGGTAATATCTGTACCAGAATTTTCTCACCGAGTTCTTACAGAGAGGGACAAGTTCATTGTTCTTGCTTCTGACGGGGTATGTTAAGCAGTCTGAATCTCTATTTTTAGTCTAAGATGAACTTAAGTAGAGAGGCATAATCAGTGAGGATACATATAGCCGATCTAGCTTGGTTAAGACAATTGCTATatagttattgttgttgtagttgagGAAACAAAGATTATCATGGGAAAAAGAACTCCTAGTGATTGAATGTTAACTCTTGATTGCAGGTTTGGGATGTCTTGAGCAATGAGGAAGTGGTCGACATAGTGTCATCAGCGTCTACACGATCATCAGCTGCCAGAATCCTAGTTGACTCTGCTGCACGCGAATGGAAAATTAAGTACCCGACTTCAAAAATGGATGATTGTGCTGTTGTTTGCTTATTCTTGGATGGAAAGATGGACTTGGAATCTGACAATGAGGAGGAGCAATGTCTCACTTCTGCTGCACTTCAGAGTAACCATTCTGGTATTGCTGCTGAATCCGATGACGGGCACAACTCTGAGCCATCTCTACAGAGAAACACTACTGTCAGATCAGCTGAAGAGAACGATATCTATAAACGAGCAATAGCTGAAGCAGAAGCAGATCAAGAAACCACAATGACAGAAGATCAGAAATGGTCAGGATTGGAAGGCGTTACGCGAGTTAACTCTCT
Proteins encoded:
- the LOC107002719 gene encoding probable protein phosphatase 2C 52: MGGCVSTSSSTCSSRSNGEKVSPECLGINMFSRKRSRRTFSDHVIALKHLSSIPNRIFTNGKSRTSCIYTQQGRKGINQDAMIVWEDFMAEDVTFCGVFDGHGPHGHLVARKVRDVLPLKLMSFLQSVESKGSGSAADCSNENPESEVLDPDKDEVNLDTQRREAFLQSYKAMDKELRSQPNLDCFCSGSTAITLVKQGSNLYMGYIGDSRAILASKDDNDSMVAVQLTVDLKPDLPKEAERIKQCKGRVFALQDEPEVQRVWLPFDNAPGLAMARAFGDFCVKDYGVISVPEFSHRVLTERDKFIVLASDGVWDVLSNEEVVDIVSSASTRSSAARILVDSAAREWKIKYPTSKMDDCAVVCLFLDGKMDLESDNEEEQCLTSAALQSNHSGIAAESDDGHNSEPSLQRNTTVRSAEENDIYKRAIAEAEADQETTMTEDQKWSGLEGVTRVNSLVQLPRFSDERQGP